A single genomic interval of Coccidioides posadasii str. Silveira chromosome 1, complete sequence harbors:
- a CDS encoding uncharacterized protein (EggNog:ENOG410PFPB~COG:T,Z~BUSCO:484at33183), giving the protein MPRPPTPSDKSKQSSASKSFFGRKLHKDRGADSRGEGTSDAFSVAGSAAGSRSSRYSKRDSLYALDLSSEVEPPSSGIITAIPYDSVPPNAKSPIPVDYLPKSEPPARKDPPKSPYEYPQYSPLNNGPMQTNSTYLSGPRPPPHSSMGYYDKLSKAYNYPYSTPDSSANSRTSLDQTSVYSSVSSTTRTSTQDASGRLLSTGYPNERYPPSSSGSGYRNVDPYQNNWPTYTTPLQMAPDGSFPRPKDDRVVDQMFYELMIKRGWQNLPEQAKRQMLAYPTSKKWTLVHQDRLTQWQGEQKRRQHARQTYGSLDGPRGLLDRADEEGSPEWYVKKVMDDTITAKELGSLSVSLRTQPISWVKSFVEAQGQIALTSVLLKINRRKASGPAPPTAQSGDKDLDREYDIAKCLKALMNNKYGADDALAHQQVIVALASSLISPRLTTRKMVSEILTFLCHWADGQGHLKVLQAMDYVKNLQGETGRFDAWMRVVEVSIDGRGKMGSLVGASEEFKSGGVGMENLLMEYALSTMFLINMLIDAPQDDLQLRCHIRAQFTACGIKRLLGKMEGFQYESIEKQIERYRENEAIDYEDLLQRESSSLKDGIEGEVADMNDPVQITNAIVERLRGSRSQDFFLSAMQHMLLIRENAAEDGQRMFQLVDAMLSYVAMDRRLPDMELKQSLNFTVQSLLDKLHTDSEARRAFDESLEARQIAEAAIAERDAMKAQIELGADGLVKKLQKQIEEQNGVMDLQTRQNESLKAELAEVQRLRAQELQRNELETRELYLMLRDAQDVAASKARTGKDGIAEMDAAQMQGILDREKLMERLEKQLERTKTQFKLEGKVWQQNGPSDRLRELRERMDSMYAVDTELDEETRRKFTNSTLGTVSRKRSQAGKDSSAEGQMDSQLSDVEEGEEMVQEKARLIEIKRPRMNPEQATGLLNELASKAEKVDQTDEEEETPKPDSSPAPEKPAAKQEGFNGPPPPPPPPLPGFSGGPPPPPPPPLPGFSGGPPPPPPPPLPGFSGGAPPPPPPPMPGAPIPPPPGAPPLPGAWKGNFLSSVQAPGTPGVVLPFIRPKKKLKALHWDKVDTPEITVWAAHAPTHASKEEKYTELAKKGVLDEVERLFMAKETKLVGSGTAKKKDKKQIISSELMHKFQIAMAKFSQVPAEELVRMIIHCDTEIVGNSVIMEFLQREDMCVIPENTAKLMAPYSKDWTGPNAATSTREQDPSELTREDQVYLQTAFELHHYWKARMRALAMTLSFESEYDELSANLQEIVKVCESLRDSVSLMNVLGLILDIGNFMNDSNKQAVGFKLSSLARLGMVKDDKNESTFADLVERIVRNQYPEWENFQDEIGGVIKVHKANIDQLRSDAERYIGNIKNVQSSLDAGNLSDPKKFHPQDRVNIVVQRCMKDARRKAEQMQLYLEEMSKTFDDIMTFYGEDSTDENARRDFFGKLAGFLLEWKKSKDKNIAWEDNRRRMEASLARKRVNPAITNGADGTGSQTAASSGAMDSLLEKLRAAAPQARDQRDRRRRARLKERHQVRVASGQRMPELSLNDGEKPEESTAVNGEHAQEPENKPEFSSPTAEVQVSEGEDVADRAASMLQGLRENMDSDTARARRRDSAEEARRNRRMRRRVAGTATTKEGSHDDSTPLPPVPEPEVPDDTATVEKHNPESPSEAEPSKPDEPATEPAPAPNEMEKKEET; this is encoded by the exons ATGCCTCGTCCTCCAACTCCTTCGGATAAGTCCAAACAGTCCTCGGCCAGCAAGTCGTTTTTCGGGAGAAAGCTACACAAAGACCGCGGTGCAGACTCGAGAGGGGAAGGGACATCAGACGCGTTCAGCGTTGCAGGGAGTGCCGCCGGATCACGCTCTTCCAGATACTCAAAACGCGACTCTCTATATGCGCTGGACCTTTCAAGTGAAGTGGAACCACCCTCCTCTGGAATAATCACCGCAATACCTTACGATAGCGTCCCCCCAAATGCAAAGTCGCCGATCCCGGTCGATTACCTCCCGAAATCCGAACCCCCAGCACGCAAAGATCCTCCAAAGAGCCCCTACGAATATCCTCAATATTCTCCACTGAACAATGGTCCAATGCAAACCAATTCTACTTATCTCTCCGGTCCCAGGCCACCCCCACATTCTAGCATGGGTTACTACGATAAACTGAGCAAAGCATACAACTATCCATATTCCACACCGGACTCGTCTGCCAATTCGCGAACTTCCTTAGACCAGACGAGTGTCTATTCCTCCGTATCGTCTACGACCAGGACCTCCACCCAAGACGCCTCTGGGCGCCTTCTCTCCACCGGCTATCCTAATGAACGATATCCTCCTTCGTCAAGCGGTAGCGGTTATCGAAATGTCGATCCCTATCAAAATAATTGGCCTACCTATACTACACCCCTTCAAATGGCACCAGATGGCTCATTCCCGAGACCTAAAGACGATAGGGTTGTCGATCAGATGTTCTATGAGCTAATGATTAAACGAGGATGGCAGAATTTACCTGAGCAGGCGAAGAGACAGATGTTGGCGTATCCAACTTCCAAAAAATGGACGCTGGTACATCAGGATCGACTCACACAATGGCAAGGAGAACAGAAGCGCAGACAACACGCCCGGCAGACATATGGCTCGTTGGATGGACCCAGGGGTCTGCTTGATCGCGCAGATGAGGAGGGAAGCCCGGAATGGTATGTCAAGAAAGTTATGGATGATACAATTACTGCGAAAGAGCTCGGAAGTTTAAGCGTCAGCTTGCGAACGCAGCCCATAAG CTGGGTCAAATCGTTCGTAGAAGCGCAAGGGCAGATTGCTTTGACAAGCGTCCTTCTTAAAATCAATCGGCGGAAGGCTTCAGGTCCAGCACCCCCCACTGCTCAGTCCGGCGACAAGGATCTAGATCGCGAATATGACATTGCGAAATGTTTGAAAGCCCTAATGAATAACAAATATGGTGCTGATGATGCGTTGGCGCACCAGCAAGTCATCGTTGCTTTGGCCAGCTCTTTAATATCTCCCCGCTTGACCACGCGCAAGATGGTTAGCGAAATCCTTACTTTCTTATGCCACTGGGCCGATGGCCAGGGTCATCTTAAGGTTTTACAGGCCATGGATTATGTTAAGAATTTGCAAGGTGAAACTGGTCGATTCGACGCTTGGATGCGGGTTGTCGAAGTCAGTATCGATGGACGAGGCAAAATGGGAAGTCTGGTGGGCGCCAGCGAGGAATTCAAGAGCGGTGGTGTAGGAATGGAGAACTTACTTATGGAATACGCCCTATCGACAATGTTCTTGATAAATATGCTTATCGATGCTCCCCAAGATGACTTGCAACTTCGCTGTCATATTAGGGCCCAGTTCACAGCATGCGGGATCAAACGACTTTTGGGAAAGATGGAAGGATTCCAGTACGAATCCATCGAAAAACAAATAGAACGTTATCGGGAAAACGAGGCCATTGACTACGAAGACCTCCTGCAACGAGAGAGTAGTAGTCTCAAAGACGGCATTGAAGGAGAAGTCGCTGACATGAATGACCCAGTTCAAATCACAAATGCAATTGTTGAAAGGTTGCGAGGAAGTCGTTCGCAGGACTTTTTCTTATCCGCCATGCAACACATGCTCCTTATAAGGGAAAATGCAGCGGAAGATGGGCAAAGGATGTTCCAGCTCGTTGACGCCATGTTGAGTTACGTTGCAATGGACAGGAGACTACCGGATATGGAACTGAAGCAGAGCCTTAATTTCACCGTTCAGAGTTTGCTGGATAAGCTACATACCGATTCCGAGGCCAGAAGGGCATTTGATGAATCCCTTGAAGCACGCCAAATTGCCGAAGCGGCGATCGCAGAACGAGATGCGATGAAAGCGCAGATCGAATTGGGAGCCGACGGGTTGGTTAAAAAATTACAAAAGCAAATTGAAGAACAGAATGGAGTAATGGACCTCCAAACCCGCCAAAATGAGTCCCTGAAGGCAGAGCTCGCGGAAGTCCAGCGGCTACGGGCTCAAGAGCTGCAACGCAACGAACTTGAAACTCGAGAACTATATCTGATGCTCCGTGACGCTCAAGACGTTGCTGCTTCCAAAGCACGCACTGGAAAAGATGGTATTGCTGAAATGGATGCTGCGCAAATGCAGGGCATATTAGACCGCGAAAAGCTCATGGAGCGCCTTGAGAAACAATTGGAACGAACGAAAACTCAGTTCAAATTAGAAGGGAAAGTATGGCAGCAGAATGGACCGTCAGACCGATTGCGAGAATTGCGAGAGAGGATGGACAGTATGTACGCTGTAGACACTGAGCTCGACGAAGAGACCAGGCGCAAGTTCACGAATAGCACACTTGGGACGGTTTCACGGAAGAGGAGTCAAGCCGGGAAAGATTCTAGTGCTGAGGGTCAAATGGATAGCCAGCTTTCTGATGTTGAAGAAGGCGAAGAGATGGTCCAAGAAAAGGCACGCTTGATTGAAATCAAGCGCCCCCGGATGAACCCGGAGCAGGCCACAGGTCTCCTGAATGAACTCGCTTCAAAGGCTGAGAAAGTAGACCAAAcggacgaggaggaagaaacGCCAAAGCCCGATTCCTCGCCCGCGCCAGAGAAACCGGCAGCAAAGCAAGAAGGATTCAATGGGCCGCCacctccgcctccgcctccgcTACCTGGATTTTCAGGAGGTCCTCCGCCCCCTCCACCTCCACCTTTGCCAGGCTTCTCAGGAGGGCCACCTCCACCCCCGCCACCTCCCTTGCCCGGATTTTCCGGCGGTGCGCCTCCACCACCCCCGCCACCTATGCCAGGAGCTCCAATACCCCCTCCTCCCGGTGCACCACCGTTGCCGGGAGCTTGGAAGGGTAATTTTCTATCATCTGTTCAAGCTCCAGGTACACCTGGTGTTGTACTTCCCTTCATCCGACCGAAAAAGAAACTCAAGGCCCTTCATTGGGATAAGGTGGACACTCCAGAAATAACGGTATGGGCAGCCCATGCCCCAACCCACGCatctaaagaagaaaaatatACAGAGCTTGCCAAGAAGGGGGTCTTGGATGAAGTCGAGAGACTATTCATGGCAAAAGAGACCAAGCTTGTTGGCTCGGGCACtgcaaagaagaaggatAAAAAGCAAATTATCTCTAGTGAATTGATGCACAAGTTCCAGATTGCCATGGCCAAGTTCTCGCAAGTACCTGCTGAGGAACTTGTCCGCATGATTATTCACTGTGATACGGAAATTGTGGGTAACAGTGTCATTATGGAGTTCCTCCAACGAGAGGATATGTGTGTTATTCCGGAAAACACAGCCAAGCTTATGGCACCGTATAGCAAAGACTGGACAGGGCCAAATGCTGCCACATCAACCCGAGAGCAAGATCCCAGCGAATTGACGCGCGAGGATCAGGTGTATCTTCAGACGGCATTCGAACTGCATCATTATTGGAAAGCGAGGATGCGAGCTCTTGCGATGACGCTATCATTTGAATCCGAGTACGATGAACTATCCGCTAACCTTCAGGAAATTGTCAAAGTTTGCGAGTCGTTACGAGATTCTGTTTCGCTAATGAACGTACTTGGCCTAATTCTGGATATTGGTAACTTCATGAATGATTCAAATAAGCAAGCCGTCGGATTTAAGCTGAGCTCGCTGGCAAGACTGGGAATGGTCAAGGACGACAAAAATGAATCGACTTTCGCCGATCTTGTTGAGCGCATTGTTCGAAACCAATACCCCGAATGGGAGAATTTCCAGGACGAAATTGGAGGTGTTATCAAAGTTCACAAAGCAAACATCGACCAACTACGTTCCGACGCGGAAAGATATATTGGCAATATCAAGAACGTTCAGTCGAGCCTCGATGCAGGGAACCTGAGTGATCCAAAGAAATTCCATCCTCAAGACAGAGTAAACATCGTGGTGCAACGCTGCATGAAAGATGCGAGACGGAAAGCAGAGCAGATGCAACTCTATCTCGAAGAGATGTCCAAGACATTTGATGATATCATGACATTCTATGGTGAAGACAGCACTGATGAGAATGCCCGGAGAGACTTCTTTGGAAAGCTCGCGGGCTTCTTGCTCGAATGGAAG AAGTCTAAAGACAAGAACATCGCTTGGGAGGACAACCGACGCCGAATGGAGGCATCTTTGGCCCGGAAACGTGTCAATCCTGCCATAACGAATGGAGCCGATGGGACAGGTTCGCAAACGGCAGCCAGCAGCGGAGCGATGGATTCTTTGTTGGAGAAACTGCGAGCTGCTGCTCCTCAGGCACGTGATCAACGTGATCGCCGTCGTCGTGCGAGGTTGAAAGAGCGACATCAAGTTCGTGTAGCGTCGGGTCAGCGTATGCCTGAACTTTCGCTAAATGATGGTGAGAAGCCCGAAGAGAGTACAGCAGTCAACGGAGAGCATGCACAAGAGCCGGAGAATAAACCGGAATTTAGCTCCCCCACTGCTGAAGTTCAGGTTTCGGAGGGCGAAGATGTTGCAGATAGAGCGGCCAGCATGCTCCAAGGTTTGCGAGAGAACATGGACTCTGATACGGCTCGTGCTCGGCGACGAGACAGCGCTGAAGAGGCAAGAAGGAATCGAAGAATGAGGAGGCGAGTAGCTGGGACCGCCACAACTAAAGAAGGGAGCCACGATGATTCTACTCCGTTACCACCAGTTCCGGAGCCAGAAGTCCCCGACGATACTGCTACAGTTGAAAAGCACAATCCAGAGTCGCCTAGCGAGGCAGAGCCATCCAAGCCCGACGAGCCAGCGACGGAGCCTGCCCCTGCTCCAAACGAGatggagaaaaaagaagaaacttga
- a CDS encoding uncharacterized protein (EggNog:ENOG410PWM3~COG:S~TransMembrane:5 (n5-13c18/19o75-97i109-129o158-180i192-217o237-257i)), giving the protein MWVEFSIALVLILSRIFSRARLNRSWGWDDTFMCFAMVNATAQSVLLTLSVSHGTGRHEYYLIEYDRMLANKFNWISQGLHVMSTNWGKVSVALFLLRMVDRAKEQRKAFYGGMVLLTIVNVLCIYSLYRQCDPTPLLWDSSVEGTCWNPSIQRSYAIFQGSFSAFSDLLLAIYPIFILWKSRTELKLKIGLGCVTALGIVAMIAAIIRTIFVSLISKRDDYTFHSIPLALCITTEQYLIIIAASIPTLGPLVNALLKRTSCSSPNRCSHPLSRISGRPNHERSRGGRNRSRSGKMILTSTNAQVYPLSEYKGWIGPNGINGSGGSDEAILPSQNIEPGCIMKTMEIRVSSRDDDRSESDISLSPESSNEV; this is encoded by the exons ATGTGGGTAGAATTTAGCATTGCGTTGGTGCTCATCTTGTCGCGAATATTTAGCCGGGCAAGACTGAACAGATCCTGGGGTTGGGACGATACATTCATGTGTTTCGCTATG GTTAATGCGACGGCGCAATCCGTTCTACTCACTCTCAGCGTCAGCCACGGCACCGGGCGACATGAATACTATCTTATTGAATACGACAGGATGCTCGCCAATAAATTCAACTGGATATCTCAAGGCTTACACGTAATGTCGACAAATTGGGGAAAGGTATCCGTCGCATTGTTCCTCCTCCGAATGGTCGACAGAGCAAAAGAACAAAGGAAGGCTTTTTATGGAGGAATGGTTCTGCTCACTATTGTTAACGTCCTCTGCATATACTCACTCTACAGGCAGTGTGATCCCACTCCATTACTCTGGGACTCTAGTGTCGAAGGAACATGCTGGAATCCTTCGATTCAGCGGAGTTATGCTATTTTTCAAGGAT CATTCTCAGCTTTTTCCGACCTTCTCCTTGCGATCTATCCAATCTTTATACTCTGGAAGTCGCGAACGGAATTAAAATTGAAAATTGGGCTCGGTTGCGTTACAGCACTTGGGATAGT TGCTATGATCGCTGCAATCATCAGAACGATTTTCGTCTCCCTGATATCGAAACGAGATGATTATACCTTCCACAGTATCCCTCTGGCTCTATGTATCACCACAGAGCAATATTTAATCATAATCGCCGCATCTATCCCCACGCTGGGACCTTTGGTCAATGCCCTTCTCAAAAGAACATCCTGTTCCTCCCCAAACCGTTGCAGTCATCCGCTTTCTCGAATATCTGGTCGACCAAACCATGAGCGGTCCCGTGGCGGCCGAAATAGAAGTCGAAGCGGGAAAATGATTCTTACATCCACAAATGCTCAGGTTTACCCGCTCAGTGAATACAAAGGATGGATAGGACCTAATGGGATTAATGGCAGTGGGGGGAGTGACGAGGCTATTCTCCCTAGCCAAAACATAGAGCCAGGCTGCATAATGAAGACTATGGAAATCCGCGTGAGTTCTCGGGACGACGATAGGTCAGAGAGCGATATCTCCCTGTCACCAGAATCGTCGAACGAGGTATGA